The following nucleotide sequence is from Dyella sp. BiH032.
CACCCACGCCAGAGGTCGTCATGTCCGCATCCCCGCCCGAAGGACTGCCCCGCTATCGCCTGCTCACCGGCAAGGACGACGCCAGCTTCTGTCGCCGCGTCTCCGAGGCGCTCGACATGGGCTACGTGCTGTACGGCTCGCCGGCGGCCACCTTCAACGGCGACCACGTCGTCGTCGCGCAGGCCATTGTCTGGCCCGAGCGCGATTGAATGGCTCGGCGGCTCCGCCTTCCTCGTCTTGATGCTCTGGATCAGCTGAGCGTGCACCCACAGCCTCGTGAAGGCGCGCATGCCGTCCTCGCCAATCTCCATTCGCGGAATCCGTCGTCGTAGTTCCGCATTCCCGCGAATGCACTTTCACCGGGGCGTTATGCAGGCGCCGTCGCCACGCGGCGGCTCAGGCGAAACCAACCTTACAGCAGGCCTAACGCGCTCGCGGCGGACTCGGCCGCGCGCATCGCCGACGCGCGGCTGCGCGCGACATCGCCGCGAATATATGCGTCCGCACCGGAAGCCAGCACCTCCCATTCCCAGGCGGACTGGTCGCGCGCCGGCCATACCGCCAGCGACAATGCCTCGCCCGGACGCGTCGCCGCATTCAGTTCGCGCAACCACACCTCATACCCGGCCATGCTGGCCGCGCGCCAATCGATGTTGCCGCTCATCGCTCACCTCCACGGAATGGCCGAGGCGATTCACCGGCTTCGGCCGACCGCCAAGTTAACCATGGCTCTCCATCACGACTAGCCGGCCATGCGTACATGGACTTGTTAGCGTGGCTCATCAATCCGCGCGGATGGCGGCCGGCCGGTTCACTGCCACGGCATCCCTCCGGTCACATCGTCGAGGGCCGCCGATCATGCCATTCGTGACGGGTGGCGGTCATGCGGCCTTTCCGTCGCGCGGCATTTTTTTGCGATATCCGCCGCGCCGCTTTACGTTTTGCGGTGCTTGCGCCTGTGCCCTGCTCTTCAACGATGACGGCACCGATACGATCCTTCGATACCAACACCGGGAGAGGGTTCGCGATGACATGGAGCAAACCATGGGCCACTGCGGCGGCGCTCACGCTCGCACTGGCGCTGCCGGGCCAGCCTCGCGCAGCCGATGCGGCTATCCGCGCGATTGCCATCGACGTCACCAAGCCCACCACGCTGCGCAGCGGTTTCGAGACCTTCTCCATCGGTTCGGACTACCCCGGCACCTTGCTGCGCGATGACAGCCTGGCACAGCTCAAGACGGTGCAGGAGGAACTGGGTTTCCGCTACATCCGCTTCCACGCAATCTTCCATGACGTGCTGGGCACGTACCGGGAGGAACACGGCAGGCCCGTCTACGACTGGGCGAAGATCGACGCGCTCTACGACCGCCTGCTCGCCATGGGCATCCGTCCCTTCGTCGAACTCGGCTTCACGCCGGAAGCGATGAAGACGTCGGATCAGCACATCTTCTACTGGAAGGGCAACACTTCGCATCCGGATCCGACGAAGTGGGCCGCTCTGGTCGAAGCCTTCGCGCGCCATCTCGAACAGCGCTACGGCCGCGACGAGGTACGCCGCTGGTATTTCGAAGTCTGGAACGAACCGAACCTGGCCGGTTTCTGGGAAGGCGCCGATCGGGCCGCCTATTTCGCGCTCTACGACACCACGGCACGCGCACTCAAGCAGGTCGATCCGCAACTGCGGGTGGGCGGCCCCGCCACCGCAGGCGCCGCCTGGGTGCCGGAGTTCATCGCTCACGTGACGAAGGCTGAGGTGCCGATCGATTTCGTCACCACACATACCTATGGCGTCGACGGCGGTTTCCTGGACGAGAACGGCAAGGAGGACACCAAGCTCTCGACCTCGCCCGACGCCATCGTCGGCGACGTTCGGCGCGTGCGGGAACAGATCCAGTCGTCCGCACGCCCCGGACTGCCGCTGTATTTCACTGAGTGGAGTACCAGCTACACGCCGCGCGATGCGGTGCACGACTCGTATGTGAGCGCGGCCTACATCCTCAGCAAGCTCAAGGCGACCGACGGCCTCGCGCAAGGCATGAGCTACTGGACGTTCAGCGACCTGTTCGAGGAACCCGGCCCGCCCACGGCACCGTTCCAGGGCGGCTTCGGCCTGGTCAATCCGCAGGGCATCCGCAAGCCGGCGTACTTCGCCTACAAATATCTCCACGAACTAGGGAAGCGCGCGCTGCCGTCGAGCGACGACGAAAGTGTCGTGACCTGGGACGGGAAAACGCTCAAGGCGCTGGTGTGGCACTTCCGGCAACCCGAACAGGCGCAGAGCAACCGTTCGTTCTACACGCGCGTGCAACCCGCCGCGCCCGCGCCGGACGTCCGCCTGGAATTGGGCGGGCTGCCACCCGGCCATTATCGGGTGTCGATCCGGCGCACCGGCTTCGATGCCAACGACGCCTATACCGCCTACCTGCGCATGGGTTCGCCGTCGGCATTGAGCGCGGCGCAGCTGCGTCAGCTAAGTGACTTGACCACCGACAAACCGTCGACGAGCGAACTGCGCGTCGGCAAGTCCGGTACCGCCAAAGTCGCGCTGCCGATGCGCGACAACGACGTCGTGCTATTGGAATTGGCACCCGTGGCCCGGCCGTGAATTGCTGCCGACTGATCCACGCATGGCCGACCCGGCCGGCAAGCAGCCAAAGTCCGTATCCGATGGTGTGCGACGCCCCCCACTTC
It contains:
- a CDS encoding DUF1737 domain-containing protein — its product is MSASPPEGLPRYRLLTGKDDASFCRRVSEALDMGYVLYGSPAATFNGDHVVVAQAIVWPERD
- a CDS encoding beta-xylosidase; the encoded protein is MTWSKPWATAAALTLALALPGQPRAADAAIRAIAIDVTKPTTLRSGFETFSIGSDYPGTLLRDDSLAQLKTVQEELGFRYIRFHAIFHDVLGTYREEHGRPVYDWAKIDALYDRLLAMGIRPFVELGFTPEAMKTSDQHIFYWKGNTSHPDPTKWAALVEAFARHLEQRYGRDEVRRWYFEVWNEPNLAGFWEGADRAAYFALYDTTARALKQVDPQLRVGGPATAGAAWVPEFIAHVTKAEVPIDFVTTHTYGVDGGFLDENGKEDTKLSTSPDAIVGDVRRVREQIQSSARPGLPLYFTEWSTSYTPRDAVHDSYVSAAYILSKLKATDGLAQGMSYWTFSDLFEEPGPPTAPFQGGFGLVNPQGIRKPAYFAYKYLHELGKRALPSSDDESVVTWDGKTLKALVWHFRQPEQAQSNRSFYTRVQPAAPAPDVRLELGGLPPGHYRVSIRRTGFDANDAYTAYLRMGSPSALSAAQLRQLSDLTTDKPSTSELRVGKSGTAKVALPMRDNDVVLLELAPVARP